A DNA window from Sulfitobacter noctilucicola contains the following coding sequences:
- a CDS encoding MarR family winged helix-turn-helix transcriptional regulator, with protein sequence MSSKPNLDQMPGHLIRRLQQQSSSVFQDKVKTAGLDVTSVQFAALDTLQAQPGLDQAGLAKRIAYDRATIGGVIKRLEAKGLIRRVPDKEDRRAYCLWLSDAGQDYLARLRPLVETAQDDILPNLDREEKIQFLKLAKKALEG encoded by the coding sequence ATGTCGTCGAAACCGAATCTTGACCAGATGCCTGGTCACCTGATCCGCCGGTTGCAGCAGCAATCCTCCTCGGTCTTTCAGGACAAAGTAAAAACTGCTGGACTGGATGTCACTTCGGTCCAGTTTGCGGCGTTGGACACTTTACAGGCGCAACCGGGGCTGGATCAGGCAGGGCTGGCCAAGCGGATTGCCTATGACCGCGCGACCATTGGCGGCGTGATCAAGCGGCTGGAGGCCAAAGGCCTGATCCGTCGCGTGCCTGACAAGGAAGATCGCCGCGCCTATTGTCTATGGCTGTCAGACGCGGGGCAGGACTATCTTGCGAGACTGCGACCGCTTGTAGAGACGGCGCAGGACGACATTCTTCCCAACTTGGACCGCGAGGAAAAGATTCAATTTCTCAAGCTCGCAAAGAAAGCGCTGGAGGGATAG